A window of Sagittula sp. P11 genomic DNA:
GAGGCGGGCGTGGTCGCGGCGTCCGGGGGCAACCACGGGGCAGCGGTGGCCTATGCGGCGCAGCGCCTTGGCCATGCCGCGCGTATCTTCGTGCCCGAGATGGCGGGCCCCTCCAAGATTGCCTTGATCGAACGCACCGGCGCGGACCTGACGGTGGTCCCGGGCGAATATGCCGATGCGCTGGCGCGGGCGCAGGCCTATGGCGACCAGACCGGCGCGATGTCCGTGCACGCCTATGACGCGCCTCTGACGGTGGCCGGACAGGGCACCCTGATGCGCGAGTGGGAGGCGCAGGGCTTGAACGCCGACACGGTGCTGATCGCGGTCGGCGGAGGCGGGCTGATCGCCGGGGCGATGGCCTGGCTGCAGGGCGCCAAGCGGATCATCGCGGTGGAGCCTGCCAACTGCAACGCCCTCGGCGCCGCGCTCAGGGAGGGTGGCCCGACCGATGTGCCGGTCTCCGGCGTGGCCGCGAACGCCCTCGGCGCGCGGCGGATCGGCGAGATCTGCTACGACCTGGCGGAGGCGCAGGGCATCCTGACCGTGACCGTCAGCGACGAGGCGATCACCGAAGCGCAGACCGCGCTCTGGCGGGCGCACCGGCTGCTGGTCGAACCCGCCGGCGCCTGTGCTCTGGCGGCGCTCAGGTCCGGTGCCTTCACCCCTGCCGAGAACGAACGCGTGGCCGTCCTGTTGTGCGGCGGGAACATCTCGCCCGATCCGCTGGGGTGACGCGCCGGACAGGGCCGTTTGTCTGTGTGGATTGCCGCCCCGTCACATCGCAGCTATAGGGGCGCAAACCCGCGAGGAGATCACACATGTCGAACGCACAGCTCGAAACCGCCATCGAAGCCGCCTGGGAGAACCGGGCCGATATCACGCCCATGACCGGCGGCGAGACCCGCGAAGCCATCGAGGACACGCTGAACGCCCTCGACAGCGGCAGGCTGCGGGTGGCGGAGAAACAGGCGGACGGGTCGTGGCATGTGAACCAGTGGGCCAAGAAGGCCGTGCTGCTGGGTTTCCGCATCAAGGACATGGAAAGCCACGACAACGGTCCGCAGGGCGGCGGCTGGTGGGACAAGGTCGACAGCAAGTTCAAGGGCTGGGGCGACAACCAGTGGAAGGCCGCGGGCTTCCGCGCCGTGCCGAACTGCGTCGTCCGCAAGTCGGCCTACATCGCGCCGGGCGTGGTGCTGATGCCGTCCTTCGTGAACCTCGGCGCCTACGTCGACGAGGGCACGATGGTCGACACATGGGCGACCGTGGGATCCTGCGCTCAGATCGGCAAGGGTGTGCACCTGTCCGGCGGCGTGGGCATCGGCGGCGTGCTGGAGCCGATGCAGGCCGGGCCGACCATCATCGAGGACAACTGCTTCATCGGCGCGCGCTCCGAGGTCGTCGAGGGCTGCATCGTGCGCGAGGGCTCGGTCCTCGGCATGGGTGTCTTCATCGGCAAGTCGACCAAGATCGTCGACCGCGAGACCGGCGAAGTGATGTACGGCGAGGTGCCGCCCTACTCCGTCGTCGTGGCCGGTTCGATGCCGTCGAAGAACGGGATCAACCTGTATTGTGCGGTGATCGTGAAGCGGGTGGATGCGCAGACCCGCTCCAAGACCGGCATCAACGAGCTGCTGCGCGACTGACGCGTCCGCCTACGGGCCTGAGATCCGGCGCGGTGTCCCCATGGCACCGCGCCTTTTTCGTGGCTGCAGGTGATTTCGGCGCAAGGCTGGCGCTGCCGAAAGGACTGCTGAAGGGA
This region includes:
- the dapD gene encoding 2,3,4,5-tetrahydropyridine-2,6-dicarboxylate N-succinyltransferase, whose product is MSNAQLETAIEAAWENRADITPMTGGETREAIEDTLNALDSGRLRVAEKQADGSWHVNQWAKKAVLLGFRIKDMESHDNGPQGGGWWDKVDSKFKGWGDNQWKAAGFRAVPNCVVRKSAYIAPGVVLMPSFVNLGAYVDEGTMVDTWATVGSCAQIGKGVHLSGGVGIGGVLEPMQAGPTIIEDNCFIGARSEVVEGCIVREGSVLGMGVFIGKSTKIVDRETGEVMYGEVPPYSVVVAGSMPSKNGINLYCAVIVKRVDAQTRSKTGINELLRD
- a CDS encoding threonine/serine dehydratase — its product is MEWRREIEAAASRIAGHVVRTPVIDTDALWSRSIALKLEQMQHTGSFKARGAFNTLSAVEVPEAGVVAASGGNHGAAVAYAAQRLGHAARIFVPEMAGPSKIALIERTGADLTVVPGEYADALARAQAYGDQTGAMSVHAYDAPLTVAGQGTLMREWEAQGLNADTVLIAVGGGGLIAGAMAWLQGAKRIIAVEPANCNALGAALREGGPTDVPVSGVAANALGARRIGEICYDLAEAQGILTVTVSDEAITEAQTALWRAHRLLVEPAGACALAALRSGAFTPAENERVAVLLCGGNISPDPLG